In the genome of Triticum urartu cultivar G1812 chromosome 5, Tu2.1, whole genome shotgun sequence, one region contains:
- the LOC125509537 gene encoding mitochondrial phosphate carrier protein 3, mitochondrial-like, whose translation MASRQSLLPSFLYAASSGAGMPGGRAAQEPPVVARAPSEPPFGKIEMFSPAYYAACGFGGAAACGLTHAAVTPLDVIKCNIQIDPAKYKSISSSFSIVLKEQGVRGFFRGWAPTFLGYSAQGAFKYGLYEVFKKEYTDMAGPEYAAKYKTLIYLAGSATAEVVADVALCPMEAVKVRVQTQPGYARGLRDGFPKIVRAEGYAGLFRGMVPLWGRQIPYTMMKFATYENIVEMAYKHLIPTPKEQCSKPLQLGVSFGSGYIAGVFCAAISHPADNLVSFLNNAKGATVGDAVKNLGLWGLFTRGLPLRIVMIGTLTGTQWVIYDSFKVMAGLPTTGGTPAVAPREEA comes from the exons ATGGCGTCGCGGCAGTCGCTCCTCCCGAGCTTCCTCTACGCGGCGTCCAGCGGCGCCGGCATGCCGGGCGGGAGGGCCGCGCAAGAGCCGCCCGTCGTCGCCAGGGCGCCGAGCGAGCCGCCGTTCGGGAAGATCGAGATGTTCTCGCCGGCGTACTACGCGGCCTGCGGCTTCGGCGGCGCCGCCGCGTGCGGCCTCACGCACGCTGCCGTGACGCCGCTCGATGTCATCAAGTGCAACATCCAG ATCGACCCGGCCAAGTACAAGAGCATCTCCTCGTCGTTCAGCATCGTGCTCAAGGAGCAGGGCGTCCGCGGCTTCTTCCGGGGCTGGGCGCCCACGTTCCTGGGGTATAGCGCGCAGGGCGCGTTCAAGTACGGCCTGTACGAGGTGTTCAAGAAGGAGTACACCGACATGGCCGGCCCGGAGTACGCCGCCAAGTACAAGACCCTCATCTACCTCGCCGGCTCGGCCACCGCCGAGGTCGTCGCCGACGTCGCGCTCTGCCCCATGGAGGCCGTCAAGGTGCGGGTGCAGACGCAGCCCGGCTACGCCAGGGGCCTGCGCGACGGCTTCCCCAAGATCGTCAGGGCCGAAGGCTATGCAGG GCTGTTCAGAGGAATGGTTCCTCTTTGGGGGCGACAGATTCCTT ACACCATGATGAAGTTCGCAACCTACGAGAACATCGTGGAGATGGCGTACAAGCACCTCATCCCCACCCCGAAGGAGCAGTGCAGCAAGCCTCTTCAGCTCGGGGTGAGCTTCGGGAGCGGCTACATCGCCGGAGTCTTCTGCGCCGCCATCTCGCACCCCGCCGACAACCTGGTCTCCTTCCTCAACAATGCCAAGGGCGCCACCGTCGGAGAC GCTGTCAAGAACCTCGGCCTCTGGGGACTCTTCACGCGCGGCCTTCCGCTCCGCATCGTCATGATCGGCACACTGACCGGCACCCAGTGGGTGATCTATGATTCCTTCAAAGTCATGGCTGGACT GCCAACAACCGGTGGAACTCCTGCTGTTGCCCCAAGGGAAGAAGCGTGA